Proteins from a single region of Ogataea parapolymorpha DL-1 chromosome IV, whole genome shotgun sequence:
- a CDS encoding Diacetyl reductase [(R)-acetoin forming] produces the protein MKGLLYYGTNDIRYSETVPEPEIKNPNDVKIKVSYCGICGTDLKEFTYSGGPVFFPKQGTKDKISGYELPLCPGHEFSGTVVEVGSGVTSVKPGDRVAVEATSHCSDRSRYKDTVAQDLGLCMACQSGSPNCCASLSFCGLGGASGGFAEYVVYGEDHMVKLPDSIPDDIGALVEPISVAWHAVERARFQPGQTALVLGGGPIGLATILALQGHHAGKIVCSEPALIRRQFAKELGAEVFDPSTCDDANAVLKAMVPENEGFHAAFDCSGVPQTFTTSIVATGPSGIAVNVAVWGDHPIGFMPMSLTYQEKYATGSMCYTVKDFQEVVKALEDGLISLDKARKMITGKVHLKDGVEKGFKQLIEHKENNVKILVTPNEVS, from the coding sequence ATGAAAGGTTTACTTTATTACGGTACAAACGATATTCGCTACTCCGAAACGGTTCCTGAACCGGAGATCAAGAATCCCAACGATGTCAAGATCAAAGTCAGCTATTGTGGAATCTGTGGCACGGACTTGAAAGAATTCACATATTCTGGAGGTCCTGTTTTTTTCCCTAAACAAGGCACCAAGGACAAGATTTCGGGATACGAACTTCCTCTCTGTCCTGGACATGAATTTAGCGGAACGGTGGTCGAGGTTGGCTCTGGTGTCACAAGTGTGAAACCTGGTGACAGAGTCGCAGTTGAAGCTACGTCGCATTGCTCCGACAGATCGCGCTACAAGGACACGGTCGCCCAAGACCTTGGGCTCTGTATGGCCTGCCAGAGCGGATCTCCGAACTGCTGTGCGTCGCTGAGCTTCTGCGGTTTGGGTGGTGCCAGCGGCGGTTTTGCCGAGTACGTCGTTTACGGTGAGGACCACATGGTCAAGCTGCCAGACTCGATTCCCGACGATATTGGAGCACTGGTTGAGCCTATTTCTGTTGCCTGGCATGCTGTTGAACGCGCTAGATTCCAGCCTGGTCAGACGGCCCTGGTTCTTGGAGGAGGTCCTATCGGCCTTGCCACCATTCTTGCTCTGCAAGGCCATCATGCGGGCAAAATTGTGTGTTCCGAGCCGGCCTTGATCAGAAGACAGTTTGCAAAGGAACTGGGCGCTGAAGTGTTCGATCCTTCTACATGTGACGACGCAAATGCTGTTCTCAAGGCTATGGTGCCGGAGAACGAGGGATTCCATGCAGCCTTCGACTGCTCTGGTGTTCCTCAGACATTCACCACCTCAATTGTCGCCACGGGACCTTCTGGAATCGCCGTCAATGTGGCCGTTTGGGGAGACCACCCAATTGGATTCATGCCAATGTCTCTGACTTACCAGGAGAAATACGCTACCGGCTCCATGTGCTACACCGTCAAGGACTTCCAGGAAGTTGTCAAGGCCTTGGAAGATGGTCTCATATCTTTGGACAAAGCGCGCAAGATGATTACAGGCAAAGTCCACCTAAAGGACGGAGTCGAGAAGGGCTTTAAACAGCTGATCGAGCACAAGGAGAACAATGTCAAGATCCTGGTGACGCCGAACGAGGTTTCCTAA